The window CCCCGCGTGGTCGAGGAGGTGTTCCGCCTCCTCACCGAACTCCGCGCCAACGGAACGGCCCTGCTCCTCGTGGAGGAGAAGGCGACCGAGGTGCTGGGGGTCGCCGACACGGTCGCGTACCTGACCCGGGGACGGGTGACGTGGTGCGGCCCGCGGGAGGCGGTGGAGGCGGACCGGCTGACGGAGGCGTACCTGGGACTGGCGGCCACCGCCGGGGCGGCCCCCGGATCGACGGTACGACAGCCGGCCCCGTCCACGACCGAGGGAGTGGCCCGGCCATGACGAACACGAGCGCCCCCGTCCTGCGCGCCGACCGCGTCCGCGTCCGCTTCGGCGGCGTCCGGGCCCTTGACGGCGTGAGCCTCTCCCTGCGTCCCGGCGAGATCTGCGGACTCATCGGCCCCAACGGCGCCGGCAAGACCACCCTCTTCGACGTCCTCTCCGGCATCCGCCGCCCCGACGAGGGCCGCGTCCACCTCGGCGGATCGGACGTCACCCGCCGCTCCCCCGTCTGGCGCGCCCGCCACGGGATGCGCCGCACGTTCCAGCGCCGGCAGCTCTTCGGCCAGCTCACGGTGGCCGACAACCTGGTGGTGGCCCAGGAGTGGCGCGGTGGCGGAGGCGGCCTCCCCGCCGATCTGCTGGCGGCGCCGACACGGCGTACGTACGAGAAGGAGCGGCGCGCCAGGGCCGACGAGGTCCTGCGCGCCTGCGGCCTCGACGCCTTCGGCGACACCTACGCCGGTGCCCTCCCGGTGGGCCTCGCCCGCATGGCCGAGCTGGCCCGGGCCCTCGCGGATCCGCCCCGGGTGCTGCTGCTGGACGAACCCGCCTCCGGGATGACCGCCGAGGAGAGCGGCCGTCTGTCGGCCGTCGTGCGCCGGCTCGCCACCCAGGAGGGCTGTGCCGTCCTCCTCGTCGAGCACAACGTCGCCTTCGTCATGGAGCTGTCGACCCGGGTCGTCGTACTCGACCTGGGGCGGGTGCTCGCCGAGGGCACCGCGGCCGAGGTCCATGCCGACCACCGGGTGAGGAACGCCTACCTGGGCACGTCCACGGCGTAGAGCGGGCCTGACGCACCCCCGCCACCGGCCGTCGTCCTCACACGAGCTGATATCCCCGCATCCTCGT of the Streptomyces aurantiacus genome contains:
- a CDS encoding ABC transporter ATP-binding protein — its product is MTNTSAPVLRADRVRVRFGGVRALDGVSLSLRPGEICGLIGPNGAGKTTLFDVLSGIRRPDEGRVHLGGSDVTRRSPVWRARHGMRRTFQRRQLFGQLTVADNLVVAQEWRGGGGGLPADLLAAPTRRTYEKERRARADEVLRACGLDAFGDTYAGALPVGLARMAELARALADPPRVLLLDEPASGMTAEESGRLSAVVRRLATQEGCAVLLVEHNVAFVMELSTRVVVLDLGRVLAEGTAAEVHADHRVRNAYLGTSTA